The following coding sequences lie in one Candidatus Paceibacterota bacterium genomic window:
- a CDS encoding CAP domain-containing protein produces the protein MLKKLFIPHRHNDYKPHILREFSVLVMLLLIVVVFAGSLVVSHFVGTSSLTADIYSAVIVSLTNQDRAATNLSVLSPNPLLAAAAQQKANDMAARGYFSHISPDGLTPWYWMSQAGYPYLYAGENLAVDFTDSNDVERAWMNSPLHRENILNGHFTEIGIGIAKGNLNGRPTTFVVQMFGSPKPTTVVASTPETIVTTSTVTTSSTPRVVIAAIKPKNKVVPAQVITVSSSPTFIAVKSVEGESISPATTETNVATNSVSISSIKSGGNWFERSFSNPAETARNIYLALAAFVILSLLLFIFIEWRIQHPKNIAYGVLILVIILSATYINWVIFFPSVSVV, from the coding sequence ATGCTAAAGAAGCTTTTCATTCCTCACCGCCACAACGACTATAAGCCCCACATTCTGCGGGAATTTTCGGTACTCGTCATGCTTCTCCTAATTGTAGTGGTCTTTGCCGGCTCTTTAGTAGTCTCTCACTTCGTCGGTACCAGCAGCCTGACGGCTGACATCTATTCAGCGGTTATTGTCAGCCTGACGAATCAGGACAGAGCAGCCACTAATCTTTCTGTTCTTAGTCCGAACCCGCTTTTAGCAGCCGCTGCTCAGCAAAAAGCTAACGACATGGCCGCCCGCGGTTATTTTTCTCACATTAGTCCCGATGGGCTGACTCCTTGGTACTGGATGTCGCAGGCTGGCTACCCTTATCTGTATGCCGGCGAAAATCTAGCCGTTGATTTTACCGACTCAAATGATGTGGAGAGAGCTTGGATGAATTCACCACTTCACCGGGAAAATATTTTAAACGGTCATTTCACCGAGATTGGAATTGGCATCGCCAAGGGTAATCTAAATGGCCGACCAACTACTTTTGTAGTACAGATGTTTGGTTCACCAAAACCAACCACGGTCGTAGCCTCAACACCTGAAACCATTGTTACGACTTCCACCGTTACCACTTCCAGTACTCCTCGAGTTGTGATTGCAGCAATCAAACCCAAAAATAAAGTGGTTCCTGCCCAAGTCATTACGGTTTCAAGTAGCCCGACCTTTATCGCCGTCAAAAGTGTAGAAGGAGAATCTATTTCACCAGCTACTACAGAAACTAACGTAGCCACTAATTCTGTCTCTATAAGTTCTATTAAATCCGGAGGTAATTGGTTTGAAAGAAGTTTCAGTAATCCTGCTGAGACTGCTAGAAATATTTACCTAGCCCTGGCCGCTTTTGTGATACTTTCGTTGCTTCTTTTTATTTTTATCGAATGGCGCATCCAGCATCCGAAAAATATCGCCTATGGTGTCTTGATTTTAGTTATCATCCTAAGCGCCACCTACATTAACTGGGTGATTTTCTTCCCGTCAGTATCGGTTGTATAA
- a CDS encoding efflux RND transporter periplasmic adaptor subunit codes for MPEENKNSESVGEIKVPIYRRPIFRNIIIGAIILVIAIGFIYWFSNRNKISTDNATVSAPEIALSADTPGILRELYVREGDIVTPNQAVARVGDQLIKTNVGGVVVKTTDTIGTLFNPGQAVVTMVNPNDLRVLANVDENKGLVRISAGNRVVFTVDAFGSRKFEGTVESVIPSAVESQVVFNVSDKRETRQFTVKIKYDVDAYPEILNGMSAKVTIYTK; via the coding sequence ATGCCTGAAGAAAATAAAAATTCAGAAAGCGTCGGAGAAATCAAAGTACCGATTTATCGCCGTCCTATTTTTCGGAATATTATTATTGGGGCAATAATTTTAGTTATTGCGATCGGTTTTATTTACTGGTTTTCTAATCGCAATAAAATTTCTACCGATAACGCTACCGTTTCCGCTCCGGAAATTGCCTTAAGCGCCGACACGCCGGGCATTTTACGGGAACTTTATGTCCGGGAAGGGGACATTGTTACCCCGAATCAGGCGGTGGCACGAGTGGGCGATCAATTAATAAAGACCAATGTCGGAGGTGTAGTAGTCAAAACTACCGATACTATCGGTACTCTATTTAATCCGGGACAAGCAGTTGTGACGATGGTTAATCCGAATGATTTACGAGTACTGGCCAATGTGGATGAAAATAAAGGCTTAGTTCGAATCAGCGCCGGTAACAGGGTGGTATTTACGGTGGATGCTTTCGGTTCGCGCAAATTTGAGGGAACTGTTGAGTCTGTTATTCCATCGGCAGTAGAATCACAGGTAGTTTTTAATGTTTCTGACAAGCGAGAAACTCGGCAATTTACGGTGAAAATTAAATACGATGTTGATGCTTATCCGGAAATTCTAAACGGGATGTCGGCCAAGGTGACTATATATACAAAATAG
- a CDS encoding disulfide oxidoreductase, whose product MKNLARSYGLYLGWIISLVALGGSLYFSNVLNLPPCVLCWYQRICMYPLVLILAVGLLRKDQKVYLYVLPFSIIGFVIALYHNLLYYNIIPESLAPCTAGVSCTTRLIEWFGFITIPLLSLIAFTLITVIMFIYRYYQKQD is encoded by the coding sequence ATGAAAAATCTCGCCAGAAGCTACGGACTTTACCTCGGCTGGATTATTTCCTTGGTTGCCCTCGGAGGCAGTCTATATTTTAGCAACGTCTTGAATCTCCCACCATGCGTGCTTTGCTGGTATCAGCGCATCTGCATGTATCCTTTAGTCCTTATTTTGGCCGTCGGTTTGCTTCGAAAGGATCAGAAAGTTTATCTCTACGTTTTACCTTTTTCAATTATTGGATTTGTGATTGCTCTTTACCACAATCTTCTCTATTACAATATTATTCCGGAAAGTCTGGCTCCCTGCACGGCCGGAGTCTCGTGCACCACTCGTCTTATCGAATGGTTTGGATTTATTACTATTCCATTACTTTCACTTATCGCCTTTACTTTAATTACCGTTATAATGTTCATATATCGTTATTATCAGAAGCAAGATTAA
- a CDS encoding YcnI family protein, with protein MKKIYVMFVSILFFGFFSAASAHVVVKPNEVGIGSFQTFVMGVPAEKDLPTVGLKLLIPDGLTFVSPNVKPGWKINILKEGTGENAKITAIEWFGGSIPAGERDDFYFSAKVPATSTALSWRAYQTYSDGSVVSWDHDPSENITDFSQSGPYSQTKVVDDLNPTPSVSKTNSTTLTISLVALVFSLMALARARRATHS; from the coding sequence ATGAAAAAGATTTACGTAATGTTTGTTTCTATATTATTTTTCGGTTTTTTCAGCGCGGCGAGTGCTCACGTAGTAGTTAAACCAAACGAGGTGGGAATTGGCAGTTTTCAGACTTTTGTCATGGGGGTACCGGCAGAGAAAGATTTACCAACCGTCGGATTAAAACTTTTAATTCCAGATGGTCTGACTTTTGTCAGTCCGAATGTAAAACCCGGTTGGAAAATCAACATCCTTAAAGAAGGTACTGGAGAGAATGCCAAAATAACAGCTATTGAGTGGTTTGGCGGATCGATTCCCGCAGGTGAGCGCGATGATTTTTACTTTAGCGCCAAGGTACCTGCTACCTCTACTGCTCTTTCTTGGCGAGCTTATCAGACATATAGTGATGGTTCTGTGGTTTCGTGGGATCATGATCCGTCCGAAAACATCACGGACTTCTCCCAATCTGGACCATACAGCCAGACAAAAGTTGTAGATGATTTAAACCCGACTCCTTCAGTTTCAAAAACAAATAGCACCACTTTAACTATTAGTTTGGTAGCCTTAGTATTTTCTCTGATGGCTTTGGCCAGAGCACGTAGAGCCACTCATTCTTGA
- a CDS encoding MDR family MFS transporter, whose amino-acid sequence MEKTAEKSNLRWWILLTVIIGTFLGRLDQTIVNLALPKIISDFGITVSTAGWIGTAYILANAVFVPIWGKLGDTIGRKKVYVIGFSIFILGSALAGLAWNFSSMLVFRIIQAVASSADYPTAMAILTVTFTTQRDRAQALGIWSSAFAASAVLGPLIGGPLIDSFSWRMVFLINIPIGVIGIIMAMIFIRESVSEHKTVYFDWWGAFLLGGALTSVTLVLDKGSDWGWLSASALLCYFLTVFLMWAFIKVEQIVKEPLVDLHFFKNSIFVNTLVNNFIIFMGMIGSLFIIPIFAQTFLGYTATESGYLFIPMAGALMLAAPLGGRLTGRVQPKYVIIASTLGAGIGLYFFTWIDPRSTPWDLMFPLMIMAFCMGFGMAQRTNMIASAVPQSEIGVASSVLALIRNIAGAFGIAIFSAILTNSINSSVVKLSQHSTLRSTDPLAVKEFISLIILKAEVMGFAVVFWVSSLLVIFGGLLAFSFKKVKMGGEDKVEVFVEA is encoded by the coding sequence ATGGAAAAAACGGCCGAAAAATCTAATTTAAGATGGTGGATTCTGCTGACGGTCATTATTGGTACCTTTCTGGGTCGTCTCGATCAGACTATTGTTAATCTGGCTTTGCCGAAAATTATTTCCGATTTCGGCATTACCGTCTCTACGGCTGGCTGGATCGGTACTGCCTACATTCTAGCTAACGCCGTTTTCGTGCCGATCTGGGGCAAACTTGGTGATACAATCGGCCGGAAAAAAGTTTATGTTATCGGCTTTTCCATCTTCATTCTTGGTTCAGCATTGGCCGGACTGGCTTGGAATTTTTCTTCCATGCTAGTTTTTAGAATCATTCAGGCAGTAGCCTCCTCTGCCGACTATCCGACCGCCATGGCTATTTTAACGGTTACTTTTACTACCCAACGTGACAGAGCCCAAGCCCTCGGTATTTGGTCGAGCGCTTTCGCCGCCTCCGCCGTTTTGGGGCCGCTTATCGGCGGGCCATTGATTGACAGTTTCAGCTGGCGAATGGTCTTTTTGATTAATATTCCTATCGGTGTGATTGGAATCATTATGGCCATGATTTTCATTCGCGAATCTGTTTCCGAACATAAAACGGTTTACTTTGACTGGTGGGGAGCTTTTCTTCTTGGGGGTGCCTTAACTTCCGTTACCTTAGTTCTTGATAAGGGAAGCGACTGGGGGTGGTTATCTGCTAGTGCTTTGCTCTGCTATTTCTTAACTGTTTTCTTGATGTGGGCCTTCATTAAAGTGGAACAAATAGTTAAAGAACCATTAGTGGATCTACACTTCTTTAAGAACAGCATTTTTGTCAATACTCTTGTCAATAACTTCATTATTTTCATGGGCATGATTGGCTCTCTTTTTATTATTCCGATTTTTGCTCAGACATTTTTGGGTTACACCGCTACCGAAAGTGGTTACTTATTTATTCCCATGGCCGGAGCTCTGATGTTGGCGGCCCCCCTTGGGGGCCGCCTGACTGGTCGCGTCCAGCCGAAGTACGTCATTATTGCCAGTACTTTGGGCGCGGGCATTGGTCTTTATTTCTTTACTTGGATTGACCCACGTTCTACACCGTGGGATTTGATGTTTCCGCTTATGATCATGGCCTTCTGCATGGGCTTTGGTATGGCTCAACGTACTAACATGATTGCCTCAGCCGTGCCCCAATCGGAAATTGGCGTAGCTTCTTCGGTACTAGCGTTAATAAGAAACATCGCTGGAGCTTTCGGCATCGCTATTTTTTCGGCCATTCTTACCAATTCTATTAATTCCAGCGTGGTGAAGCTCAGTCAACATAGCACTCTTCGAAGCACCGATCCGCTGGCCGTGAAGGAATTTATCAGTTTAATTATTTTGAAAGCGGAAGTTATGGGCTTTGCCGTAGTCTTCTGGGTCTCTTCTCTGCTAGTTATCTTTGGCGGCTTACTAGCCTTCTCCTTTAAAAAGGTAAAAATGGGCGGTGAAGATAAGGTGGAAGTCTTCGTGGAGGCATAG
- a CDS encoding DoxX family protein, with the protein MRIWKRLLTFFFFLFSPVLVFAHEVYVLPKGVIAEGLHDESIHPFDALKDPANLKTTLIIAACILLGLILNFFFQHSALGKRWARFWNYLNPIGPLLIRLVVAISFFYSAYSLSFLGPELSLTAFPFWVVVQIVLYILSIFIFFGLFTEYAAILSLIIFGLAVSVFHLYMMTYINYVGEFLVLMAFGARTYSLDGLLFGPSGWMEKYRKYENLFLRFCFGFGLVYAAINIKFIHAILTLDVVNDYHLTQFHLLFPHDPLLVVLGAGLAEIAIGLFIIFGFQLRLTLIVMLFYVTLSLIFFRELVWPHYILYGIGLNLIFAPNLYSLDSWFDRFFKNPYFKP; encoded by the coding sequence ATGAGAATTTGGAAAAGACTATTAACTTTTTTCTTTTTTCTTTTTTCTCCGGTTTTAGTCTTTGCTCACGAAGTCTATGTGCTGCCGAAAGGAGTCATTGCCGAAGGGTTACATGATGAGAGTATTCATCCTTTTGACGCCCTAAAAGATCCAGCAAATTTAAAAACCACTCTAATTATTGCCGCCTGTATCTTATTAGGCCTTATTTTAAATTTCTTTTTCCAGCACTCGGCTTTGGGGAAACGCTGGGCTCGATTTTGGAATTATCTTAACCCTATCGGACCACTCCTAATCCGTCTGGTGGTGGCAATTTCGTTTTTCTATTCAGCCTATAGCTTAAGTTTTCTCGGACCGGAATTGTCTCTGACCGCCTTTCCGTTTTGGGTTGTTGTCCAAATTGTTTTATACATTTTGAGTATTTTTATATTCTTCGGTTTATTCACGGAGTATGCCGCTATTTTGTCGTTAATAATCTTTGGGCTAGCCGTTTCAGTTTTTCACCTCTATATGATGACCTACATCAATTATGTAGGAGAATTCCTTGTTCTTATGGCGTTTGGCGCTCGCACTTATTCGCTGGACGGTTTACTTTTTGGACCATCGGGCTGGATGGAAAAATACAGAAAGTATGAAAATCTTTTTCTGCGATTTTGTTTTGGCTTTGGCTTAGTTTACGCGGCCATCAATATTAAATTTATTCACGCCATCCTTACTTTAGATGTGGTCAATGATTATCATCTGACTCAATTTCATCTGCTTTTTCCTCATGACCCACTGTTAGTAGTGCTTGGAGCCGGTTTAGCTGAAATTGCCATTGGTCTTTTTATTATTTTTGGTTTCCAGCTGCGCCTGACCCTCATCGTGATGCTCTTTTATGTGACTTTATCCTTGATCTTTTTCCGCGAGCTGGTCTGGCCACACTATATTCTCTATGGAATCGGGCTCAACCTGATTTTTGCCCCCAACCTTTACAGTTTGGATAGCTGGTTCGACCGATTTTTCAAAAACCCTTATTTTAAGCCGTAA
- a CDS encoding SdrD B-like domain-containing protein — translation MNRANHWIAKNILAGLTIFLLVASLFSVIPFSQAVAQSDESSVATDDTQSILPPDQTETDPPKDESVTNPSVVEEETVADTTTTTTFTNPCPDFDNDNVVTQDDVDFVKAHSGTAGGFDVGDANGDGSVNSGDISYTKSQLGRTCKITVTIIKYIDGSKATPESADNASFNMTATWNAENIGAGSGSFDLDADGFNGDSTPYQAITSEMTSGADYSVVENNVPSSCSDTSGYSLDGYKVGDSESDALASSTQNSANLSDIANNMYILVMNHNCASTEILPCPDFDHDHIVTDADVDFARAHALTVGGGFDVGDVTGDGRVDSADVTYTRSQLGRVCQVISGMKWNDVNGDGQINNEETGLPGWTITLLNSDGNEITSTTTDSSGNYSFNDLDLGTYYVCESPQDGWQQTYPTDNYGCENGTEGYSLSIESASDNNGNINFGNQVIPCELNQTSTDVVSDESTQVDGHDSVAVTPHPAWTSIPDATWIWAEALDQNGSSPAETKEFTKAFNISGTPLNSVLKIAADNYYSLMVNGNPFDTGTSATDLDNFSSADTWNIPAASLQSGNNTFSFTVTNPGTNPDNGQPFGDPNPAGLDYKLTVNSNGCNPPEPTFVKVHIYKYVGDSEESSQVPDDSADTPFPMNATWHATNLDGGATSSADYVLGNHHGGATSTFAADTSPMQTPVIFYHTYEKTTADDQSSQVVPTNSEVCPAGDFRLLGYRSGNSLAEAENAELTTDSPNYEGFSQDKFLIVVNQPCPPDEGGEGDQATLTIVKNTQSGNGTFTFNLSGDTSTSTNVTTTAGTGTVTLNLNDGTTTISEISQNGWTLASSSCQYDNESIGISVPNGETVVVDDGDHVTCTFTNTKSTGWINGLKFNDQNSNSIRDEGEPGLPDWGINLSRVVTNEDESTSTELVATTTTDSSGNWSFPPQSWGTYIITETQQSGWTQTAPTSTSFTISITPCFSIFSIDFVGFCGDINTDINGNPLYFGNHQNPTDNNNGGGGGGGGGSVTTSVIGGFGGPSGGNIGQVLGTSTGPMADQGGPLTCSAYLLKYMRYGRSNDPVEVKKLQAFLNEFQNAGLPVTGFFGKLTLAAVKIFQVAQEAFIRNPWGQAGVPISNSEWPTGYVYKTTLHRINELKCASLNAPIPQLP, via the coding sequence ATGAACAGGGCCAATCATTGGATCGCCAAAAATATTTTGGCTGGTCTCACCATCTTTTTATTAGTAGCTTCTTTATTTAGCGTCATTCCTTTCTCACAAGCGGTGGCGCAGTCTGATGAAAGTTCGGTAGCAACTGATGACACACAGTCAATCTTGCCGCCCGATCAGACAGAGACTGATCCTCCAAAAGATGAATCAGTAACCAATCCTTCGGTGGTTGAAGAAGAGACTGTTGCAGACACTACCACTACTACCACCTTTACTAATCCTTGCCCCGATTTTGATAATGACAACGTTGTTACGCAGGACGACGTCGATTTTGTAAAAGCTCATTCTGGCACCGCCGGAGGTTTTGATGTCGGCGACGCGAATGGAGATGGATCAGTGAATTCGGGAGATATTTCCTACACAAAAAGTCAATTAGGAAGAACCTGTAAAATAACCGTTACCATCATTAAATATATTGATGGCTCAAAGGCCACCCCTGAAAGCGCCGACAATGCCTCTTTCAACATGACGGCTACCTGGAATGCCGAGAACATCGGTGCTGGGAGTGGCTCTTTTGACTTAGATGCCGATGGATTCAATGGTGATTCTACCCCTTATCAGGCTATTACTTCCGAAATGACTTCAGGCGCTGACTACAGCGTGGTGGAAAATAACGTACCTTCTTCCTGTAGCGATACAAGCGGGTACTCTCTTGATGGTTATAAAGTTGGCGATTCAGAATCGGACGCCCTCGCTAGCAGCACCCAAAATTCGGCTAATCTCAGTGATATCGCCAACAATATGTATATTTTGGTCATGAATCACAACTGTGCCTCCACGGAGATTCTTCCTTGTCCTGACTTTGATCATGATCATATTGTAACTGACGCTGACGTTGATTTTGCCAGAGCCCACGCTCTCACCGTTGGCGGAGGCTTTGACGTAGGGGATGTGACCGGCGATGGCCGAGTAGATTCTGCAGACGTTACTTACACAAGAAGCCAATTAGGAAGAGTGTGCCAAGTTATCTCTGGAATGAAATGGAATGACGTAAACGGCGACGGTCAAATAAACAATGAAGAAACCGGTCTTCCTGGTTGGACCATTACTCTATTAAATTCAGATGGAAACGAAATAACTTCTACTACCACTGATTCCTCAGGCAACTATTCATTTAATGATTTAGATCTCGGAACTTATTATGTATGTGAATCTCCACAAGACGGCTGGCAACAGACATACCCCACTGACAATTATGGTTGCGAGAACGGAACTGAAGGCTACAGTCTAAGTATTGAAAGCGCCAGTGACAATAATGGAAATATTAACTTTGGTAATCAGGTAATTCCGTGTGAATTAAATCAGACATCCACAGATGTGGTTAGTGATGAAAGTACTCAAGTAGATGGCCACGATTCTGTTGCCGTCACTCCACATCCTGCCTGGACTTCTATTCCAGATGCTACTTGGATTTGGGCCGAGGCCTTAGATCAAAATGGCTCCTCTCCAGCTGAAACTAAAGAATTCACCAAAGCCTTTAACATTTCCGGCACTCCGCTCAATTCAGTTCTAAAAATTGCTGCAGACAATTACTACTCCCTAATGGTTAATGGTAATCCATTTGATACGGGTACTTCTGCCACGGACTTGGATAACTTTAGCTCTGCTGATACATGGAATATTCCGGCCGCCTCTCTTCAGTCAGGAAACAACACTTTCAGTTTTACTGTCACCAACCCAGGCACCAATCCTGACAACGGTCAGCCATTCGGCGATCCAAACCCTGCCGGTCTCGATTACAAATTGACTGTTAATAGCAACGGCTGTAATCCTCCTGAACCGACATTTGTAAAAGTTCATATCTACAAATATGTAGGTGATAGCGAGGAATCTTCGCAGGTACCTGATGACTCCGCCGACACTCCATTTCCGATGAATGCCACCTGGCATGCAACAAATCTAGACGGGGGAGCCACTTCTTCAGCAGACTATGTCCTCGGAAATCATCATGGAGGAGCGACTTCAACATTCGCCGCCGATACTTCTCCAATGCAGACTCCGGTCATCTTCTACCATACATATGAGAAGACCACGGCCGACGACCAATCCAGTCAGGTTGTTCCAACTAATTCCGAAGTTTGTCCGGCAGGAGATTTCCGATTACTCGGGTATCGATCCGGCAACTCTCTTGCGGAAGCAGAAAATGCAGAACTCACCACCGATTCTCCTAATTATGAAGGCTTCAGTCAGGATAAGTTCCTGATTGTCGTAAACCAGCCTTGTCCTCCAGATGAAGGAGGAGAGGGAGATCAAGCCACTCTGACAATCGTTAAAAATACGCAAAGTGGGAATGGCACCTTTACCTTCAACCTTTCGGGGGATACTTCTACTTCCACGAACGTTACTACTACTGCAGGTACTGGCACGGTCACCCTTAACCTCAACGACGGCACCACTACTATTTCGGAGATTTCACAAAATGGTTGGACTTTGGCTAGCTCAAGCTGCCAATACGATAACGAATCAATTGGGATTTCTGTACCCAACGGAGAGACCGTTGTGGTAGATGATGGCGACCATGTCACTTGTACTTTCACCAATACCAAGAGCACGGGCTGGATTAACGGTTTGAAATTTAATGACCAAAACAGTAACAGTATTCGGGATGAAGGAGAGCCGGGTTTACCTGATTGGGGAATCAATCTTTCGCGAGTAGTTACCAATGAAGATGAATCAACTTCAACTGAATTGGTGGCCACCACCACTACTGATTCTAGCGGCAATTGGAGTTTCCCACCTCAAAGCTGGGGCACCTACATTATTACGGAAACACAGCAAAGTGGCTGGACCCAGACGGCTCCAACATCAACGTCCTTCACTATTAGCATCACTCCTTGCTTCTCCATATTCTCTATTGATTTCGTTGGCTTCTGCGGAGACATTAATACGGATATAAACGGTAATCCTCTCTACTTCGGTAATCATCAGAATCCTACTGACAACAATAACGGAGGTGGGGGTGGTGGAGGAGGTGGTTCGGTTACAACTTCAGTCATTGGCGGCTTCGGCGGCCCAAGCGGTGGTAATATTGGCCAGGTTTTGGGAACCAGCACCGGACCGATGGCTGACCAGGGAGGACCTCTGACATGTTCCGCCTATCTTCTAAAATACATGCGATACGGGCGATCAAATGATCCGGTAGAAGTAAAGAAACTCCAGGCATTCTTGAATGAATTCCAGAATGCCGGACTGCCGGTAACAGGATTCTTCGGCAAGCTAACTTTAGCGGCTGTGAAAATATTCCAAGTAGCTCAAGAAGCCTTCATTCGAAATCCATGGGGCCAAGCCGGAGTACCTATTAGTAATAGTGAGTGGCCAACCGGATACGTCTACAAGACTACCTTGCATCGAATTAATGAATTGAAATGTGCGAGCTTGAATGCTCCGATTCCGCAGCTGCCTTAA
- a CDS encoding lactate utilization protein produces the protein MVYNELASQEALDRTVAGLRERNVEAIVVENKSEALEKIKKIIPAGAGVMMGASVTLEEIGLVDYLKEGKHPWQNLRGKILEEKDPAKQAQMRREATLADYYLGSVHGLSEEGEFVIASNTGSQLPGIVFNSPNLIFVVGAQKIVPTLEEARKRLKEYVVPLEDKHMHDLYNIGTHLSKEVIFHYENPIGNRHVRLIIVKEKLGF, from the coding sequence ATGGTATATAACGAATTAGCCAGCCAGGAAGCGTTGGACAGAACAGTAGCGGGTCTCCGAGAACGGAACGTTGAAGCAATAGTGGTAGAAAACAAGTCGGAAGCTCTGGAGAAAATTAAGAAAATAATTCCAGCCGGCGCGGGAGTAATGATGGGGGCCTCCGTTACGCTGGAAGAAATTGGTCTGGTAGATTATTTAAAAGAAGGAAAACATCCTTGGCAGAACCTGCGTGGGAAAATCTTGGAAGAAAAAGATCCCGCCAAGCAAGCTCAAATGCGTCGCGAGGCCACTTTGGCTGACTATTATTTGGGGAGCGTTCATGGTCTTAGTGAGGAAGGGGAATTTGTAATTGCTTCTAATACTGGCAGCCAGCTTCCCGGCATAGTATTCAATTCTCCGAATTTGATTTTCGTCGTCGGGGCGCAAAAGATAGTACCGACCCTGGAAGAGGCCAGAAAGCGGCTAAAAGAGTATGTAGTACCACTGGAAGACAAACACATGCACGATTTATACAATATCGGCACGCATCTTTCGAAGGAAGTAATTTTCCACTATGAAAACCCGATAGGCAATCGCCACGTTCGCCTGATTATTGTTAAGGAAAAGCTCGGATTTTAA
- a CDS encoding G1 family glutamic endopeptidase, which translates to MSKFKTFLQSLIGTLLVNSLLVLSPVLAQSYPQAQNIASTSNLSENWAGYVANSGGYSGVNATWIVPAVSTVNASNLSADAMWVGIGGVSSTDLIQAGTQAIIQNGQITYKAWYETLPNAAVNIPLSIKAGDSIKVAITEISPNLWQITFTNNSTNQSYTQNVSYVSSHSSAEWIEERPVEYSSGRLIPLDNFGTLFVMNGAAIQNGSNVNIAKTGATALTMTTFSGILLASPSGLVNGDSFSISRSSNQTVMETVPTSTPTTIRVIRVTWRRGSDVTQREFIRTFFSQFGLRTRTH; encoded by the coding sequence ATGTCTAAATTTAAAACTTTTCTCCAATCTTTGATTGGAACCCTCCTTGTCAACAGTCTCCTTGTTCTAAGCCCAGTTTTGGCCCAAAGTTATCCTCAAGCTCAAAATATTGCTTCAACTTCCAATCTTTCCGAAAATTGGGCTGGCTACGTGGCTAATAGCGGTGGCTATAGCGGCGTAAACGCGACGTGGATCGTGCCTGCTGTCTCAACCGTCAACGCCTCAAATCTCTCGGCTGACGCTATGTGGGTAGGTATTGGCGGAGTAAGTAGCACCGATCTGATCCAGGCTGGTACCCAGGCCATTATTCAAAATGGTCAGATTACTTATAAGGCCTGGTACGAAACCTTACCGAATGCGGCAGTCAATATTCCTCTTTCTATTAAGGCGGGAGACTCCATCAAGGTTGCCATTACAGAAATATCACCGAACCTCTGGCAGATTACCTTCACCAATAACAGCACCAATCAGAGCTACACCCAGAATGTCTCATATGTTTCCAGCCACTCATCCGCCGAATGGATTGAGGAAAGGCCAGTTGAATATTCCAGCGGTAGATTAATTCCGCTTGATAATTTCGGCACACTTTTTGTAATGAATGGTGCGGCAATTCAAAACGGTTCTAATGTGAATATTGCCAAGACGGGAGCGACCGCCCTCACCATGACGACTTTTAGTGGCATTCTTCTGGCTTCTCCTTCGGGCTTAGTTAATGGAGACAGCTTCAGTATCAGTCGATCATCTAATCAAACAGTGATGGAGACGGTGCCGACATCCACTCCTACAACTATCCGAGTAATCCGGGTCACTTGGAGAAGGGGTAGCGATGTCACTCAAAGAGAATTCATCCGTACGTTTTTTAGTCAGTTCGGATTAAGGACAAGAACCCATTAA